A single window of Modestobacter italicus DNA harbors:
- a CDS encoding AI-2E family transporter: MSADRSAEPLTAADRPTAGASPTADAPPAAPSPTTGASGATSVGPDDTRPTDESENVGTRAPVPGPQRSQRMAAATRSVAIASAQLILIVIALVILGYVFGKLWVVLLPVVLGLLFTTVLWPATRFLRKHHWPPALASATVLLVFLAAIGGIIAVIAPQVVGQVEELADGVTGGLQQVQEYLAGPPFNLGDEQVGNAVDSVINTVQSNAQNIAGYAVTTATTIGNALVNLVLALVLAFFFLKDGPKWTPWLAAQTGPRAAPHVAALSGKAWTTLSEFIRQQALVGFVDAFFIGLGLLVFDVPLVLPLAVLTFFGAFIPIIGAFVAGAFAVLIALVSNGVTTAIWILVIVLLVQQLEGNVLQPIIQGRGLNLHAAVVILAVTAGSSLAGIIGAFLSVPVAALIAVAYRYGRDQLDGLTPEVGPDGTTHQLTGDSSGAQLVRRPAEAEPPVNPESEDATPAEVAAGGRGLLGNARRRLRLHR, encoded by the coding sequence ATGTCCGCCGACCGTTCCGCCGAGCCGCTCACGGCCGCCGACCGCCCGACGGCCGGGGCCTCTCCGACGGCCGACGCCCCGCCCGCCGCCCCCTCCCCGACGACCGGGGCCAGCGGCGCGACGTCCGTCGGCCCCGACGACACCCGCCCGACCGACGAGAGCGAGAACGTCGGCACCCGGGCACCCGTCCCGGGTCCCCAGCGCTCCCAGCGCATGGCGGCGGCCACCCGCAGCGTCGCGATCGCCTCGGCCCAGCTGATCCTGATCGTGATCGCCCTGGTGATCCTCGGCTACGTCTTCGGCAAGCTGTGGGTCGTCCTGCTCCCCGTCGTCCTCGGGCTGCTGTTCACCACCGTGCTGTGGCCGGCCACCCGGTTCCTCCGCAAGCACCACTGGCCCCCGGCGCTGGCGTCGGCGACGGTGCTGCTGGTCTTCCTCGCCGCGATCGGCGGCATCATCGCGGTGATCGCGCCGCAGGTCGTCGGCCAGGTCGAGGAGCTCGCCGACGGCGTGACCGGCGGCCTGCAGCAGGTCCAGGAGTACCTGGCCGGTCCGCCGTTCAACCTGGGCGACGAGCAGGTCGGCAACGCCGTCGACTCGGTGATCAACACTGTGCAGAGCAACGCCCAGAACATCGCCGGCTACGCGGTCACCACCGCGACCACGATCGGCAACGCGCTGGTCAACCTGGTCCTGGCGCTGGTGCTGGCCTTCTTCTTCCTCAAGGACGGCCCCAAGTGGACGCCGTGGCTGGCCGCCCAGACCGGGCCGCGGGCCGCGCCGCACGTGGCCGCGCTCTCCGGCAAGGCCTGGACGACGCTGTCGGAGTTCATCCGCCAGCAGGCGCTGGTCGGCTTCGTCGACGCGTTCTTCATCGGGCTCGGGCTGCTCGTCTTCGACGTGCCGCTGGTGCTGCCGCTGGCGGTGCTGACCTTCTTCGGCGCGTTCATCCCGATCATCGGTGCGTTCGTCGCCGGCGCGTTCGCCGTGCTCATCGCGCTGGTGAGCAACGGGGTCACGACGGCGATCTGGATCCTGGTCATCGTGCTGCTGGTGCAGCAGCTCGAGGGCAACGTCCTGCAGCCGATCATCCAGGGGCGCGGCCTGAACCTGCACGCGGCGGTGGTCATCCTCGCGGTGACCGCCGGCAGCAGCCTGGCCGGCATCATCGGCGCCTTCCTCTCGGTGCCGGTCGCGGCGCTGATCGCGGTGGCCTACCGGTACGGCCGCGACCAGCTCGACGGCCTCACGCCGGAGGTCGGCCCGGACGGCACCACCCACCAGCTCACCGGGGACTCCTCCGGCGCCCAGCTGGTGCGCCGGCCCGCGGAGGCCGAGCCGCCGGTGAACCCCGAGTCCGAGGACGCCACCCCGGCCGAGGTCGCGGCCGGCGGTCGCGGGCTGCTCGGGAATGCCCGGCGCCGGCTGCGGCTTCACCGGTGA
- a CDS encoding dienelactone hydrolase family protein, with protein sequence MCHDHDSRPPAPPRSGDVAERGTLTLTAADGTEFSAAYAAPAARPRAGVVILPDIRGLHPYYVALAERFAEAGLPAVAVDYFGRTAGVAEGGTRGEDFDWQSHIPQTTPAGVDADTAAGIAYLRSRTEATLPVVTVGFCFGGSHAWRQSAAELDLAGSAGFYGKPSMVGEAADAARRPVVMIIAGADAATPVEDQRALAATMRAAGADVDDVVYEGAPHSFFDRAFGEWAEACDDAWRHVLALTDRVAAG encoded by the coding sequence ATGTGCCACGACCACGACAGCCGCCCGCCCGCCCCGCCCCGCTCCGGGGACGTGGCCGAGCGCGGCACGCTCACCCTCACCGCCGCCGACGGCACCGAGTTCTCCGCCGCCTACGCCGCCCCGGCCGCGCGGCCGCGCGCCGGCGTGGTGATCCTGCCCGACATCCGCGGCCTGCACCCCTACTACGTGGCGCTGGCCGAGCGGTTCGCCGAAGCGGGGCTCCCCGCGGTCGCCGTCGACTACTTCGGGCGCACCGCCGGCGTCGCGGAGGGCGGTACCCGCGGCGAGGACTTCGACTGGCAGAGCCACATCCCGCAGACCACCCCGGCCGGGGTGGACGCCGACACCGCCGCGGGCATCGCGTACCTGCGCAGCCGGACCGAGGCCACCTTGCCGGTCGTCACCGTCGGGTTCTGCTTCGGCGGCAGCCACGCCTGGCGGCAGTCCGCCGCCGAGCTCGACCTGGCCGGCAGCGCCGGCTTCTACGGCAAGCCCAGCATGGTGGGCGAGGCGGCCGACGCCGCCCGCCGGCCGGTCGTGATGATCATCGCCGGGGCGGACGCGGCCACGCCGGTGGAGGACCAGCGCGCCCTCGCCGCGACCATGCGCGCCGCGGGTGCCGACGTCGACGACGTGGTCTACGAGGGGGCGCCGCACTCCTTCTTCGACCGCGCCTTCGGTGAGTGGGCCGAGGCCTGCGACGACGCGTGGCGGCACGTGCTCGCCCTCACCGACCGGGTCGCCGCGGGCTGA
- a CDS encoding helix-turn-helix domain-containing protein codes for MTLTDDTTGQSLRQIGALVRDARRHHGLTQSQLADRLGTSQSAIARIEQGNQNLTLELLGRLSAALESELITVGRTGPTHLRVTGGTPLHGSVTVKSSKNAAVALLCASLLNRGRTTLRNVSRIVEVDRILDVLTSIGVQATWDGAGRDLTIVVPERLDLSAIDADAARRTRSIIMFLGPLLHRAEEFQLPYAGGCDLGTRTVQPHMIALRPFGLDVEAHAGEYHATVTRRPGSDRTIVLTERGDTVTENALLAAARHEGTTTIRNASPNYMVQDLCLYLEKLGVGITGFGTTTLVVTGRPVLDADVDHTISEDPVEAMSLLTAGIVTGSELTVRRAPIEFLEIELAILAEMGLRFDLSPEYAADNGRTRLVDVTIHPSQLRAPIDKVHPMPFPGLNIDNLPFFAVIAATATGETVIHDWVYDNRAIHLSDLTRLGADVRLLDPHRVLVSGPTRWSGAEIVCPPALRPAVCILLAMLAAKGTSVLRNVDIIARGYEQLYERLVEMGAQIEVFTD; via the coding sequence ATGACGCTCACCGATGACACCACCGGCCAGTCGCTCCGCCAGATCGGCGCCCTGGTCCGCGACGCCCGCCGGCACCACGGCCTCACCCAGTCCCAGCTCGCCGACCGGCTGGGCACCAGCCAGAGCGCGATCGCCCGGATCGAGCAGGGCAACCAGAACCTGACGCTGGAGCTGCTCGGCCGGTTGTCGGCCGCGCTGGAGAGCGAGCTGATCACCGTCGGCCGGACCGGCCCCACCCACCTGCGGGTCACCGGCGGTACCCCGCTGCACGGCAGCGTGACGGTGAAGTCGTCGAAGAACGCCGCGGTGGCCCTGCTGTGCGCCTCGCTGCTCAACCGCGGCCGGACGACGCTGCGCAACGTCTCCCGGATCGTCGAGGTCGACCGGATCCTGGACGTGCTGACCTCGATCGGCGTCCAGGCGACCTGGGACGGCGCCGGCCGCGACCTGACGATCGTCGTCCCGGAGCGGCTGGACCTGTCCGCGATCGACGCCGACGCGGCCCGCCGGACCCGCAGCATCATCATGTTCCTCGGGCCGCTGCTGCACCGGGCCGAGGAGTTCCAGCTGCCCTACGCCGGCGGCTGCGACCTGGGCACGCGCACCGTGCAGCCGCACATGATCGCGCTGCGGCCCTTCGGCCTGGACGTCGAGGCGCACGCCGGCGAGTACCACGCCACCGTCACCCGCCGCCCGGGCAGCGACCGCACGATCGTGCTGACCGAGCGCGGCGACACCGTCACCGAGAACGCGCTGCTGGCCGCCGCCCGGCACGAGGGCACGACCACCATCCGCAACGCCAGCCCGAACTACATGGTCCAGGACCTCTGCCTCTACCTGGAGAAGCTCGGCGTGGGCATCACCGGCTTCGGGACGACGACGCTGGTGGTCACCGGCCGCCCGGTGCTGGACGCCGACGTCGACCACACCATCAGTGAGGACCCGGTGGAGGCGATGAGCCTGCTGACCGCCGGCATCGTCACCGGCTCGGAGCTCACCGTGCGGCGGGCGCCGATCGAGTTCCTGGAGATCGAGCTGGCCATCCTGGCCGAGATGGGGCTGCGGTTCGACCTCTCGCCGGAGTACGCCGCCGACAACGGCCGCACCCGGCTGGTCGACGTCACCATCCACCCCTCGCAGCTGCGGGCGCCCATCGACAAGGTGCACCCGATGCCCTTCCCGGGGCTCAACATCGACAACCTGCCCTTCTTCGCGGTCATCGCCGCCACCGCGACCGGCGAGACGGTGATCCACGACTGGGTCTACGACAACCGGGCGATCCACCTGTCCGACCTGACCCGGCTGGGCGCCGACGTCCGGCTGCTCGACCCGCACCGGGTGCTGGTCTCCGGGCCGACCCGCTGGTCGGGCGCGGAGATCGTCTGCCCGCCCGCGCTGCGCCCGGCGGTCTGCATCCTGCTGGCCATGCTGGCCGCCAAGGGCACGTCGGTGCTGCGCAACGTGGACATCATCGCCCGCGGCTACGAGCAGCTCTACGAACGCCTGGTCGAGATGGGCGCCCAGATCGAGGTCTTCACCGACTAG
- a CDS encoding PPOX class F420-dependent oxidoreductase, whose protein sequence is MPRTATADRVERDELLAFLRPRHKALLLTRRSDGSAQLSPVSCGVDEQGRVVVSTYPQRAKAVNARRDPQVSLCVLSDDFDGPWVQVDGQAEVLDLPEALEPLVDYYRAISGEHPDWAEYRAAMARQGKSLLRVTIERWGPVATGGFPPELAGS, encoded by the coding sequence ATGCCAAGGACCGCCACCGCCGACCGGGTCGAGCGCGACGAGCTGCTCGCCTTCCTCCGTCCCCGGCACAAGGCCCTGCTGCTCACCCGCCGCAGCGACGGCTCGGCGCAGCTGTCCCCGGTCTCCTGCGGCGTCGACGAGCAGGGCCGGGTGGTGGTCTCCACCTACCCGCAGCGCGCCAAGGCGGTCAACGCGCGGCGCGACCCGCAGGTGTCGCTCTGCGTGCTCTCCGACGACTTCGACGGGCCCTGGGTGCAGGTCGACGGGCAGGCCGAGGTGCTCGACCTCCCCGAGGCCCTCGAGCCGCTGGTCGACTACTACCGCGCGATCAGCGGCGAGCACCCGGACTGGGCGGAGTACCGCGCCGCCATGGCGCGGCAGGGCAAGTCGCTGCTGCGGGTGACCATCGAGCGCTGGGGCCCGGTCGCCACCGGCGGCTTCCCGCCCGAGCTCGCCGGCTCCTGA
- a CDS encoding ankyrin repeat domain-containing protein produces the protein MSEPIDPGVIALAAKVFDLAREGDTEQLTAYLDAGVPANLTNDKGDTLLILAAYRGHVDTVAALLERGADHSRINDRGQSPLAAAVFKQSAGAVRALLAAGADPDAGSPSARATAEFFDLPEMSALLNG, from the coding sequence GTGAGCGAACCGATCGACCCGGGTGTCATCGCGCTGGCCGCGAAGGTCTTCGACCTCGCGCGGGAGGGCGACACCGAGCAGCTGACCGCCTACCTGGACGCCGGGGTGCCGGCCAACCTGACCAACGACAAGGGCGACACCCTGCTCATCCTGGCCGCGTACCGCGGGCACGTGGACACCGTCGCGGCGCTGCTGGAGCGCGGCGCGGACCACTCGCGGATCAACGACCGGGGGCAGAGCCCCCTGGCGGCGGCGGTCTTCAAGCAGTCGGCCGGCGCGGTGCGCGCTCTCCTCGCCGCCGGCGCCGACCCGGACGCCGGTTCCCCCAGCGCGCGGGCGACCGCGGAGTTCTTCGACCTGCCGGAGATGTCCGCGCTGCTCAACGGCTGA